The sequence GCTCTAGGGTCAAATAGCGCTCTAGTTCGGCTTCACCTTTAGTAGAAAGTGTCCCAGCTTTGCTCTCGGCCAACAGCTTGCTGCCCCGCTCTTGGAACTCCAGAGAGGGGCGTAGAGCTAAAATTTGGTCTGGGGTTGGCTGACTAGCCAGGAGGGCAATAATGTCTTGCTCGTCAAGAAAATTAGAGAGACGCTGCTGAGACTGAAACTCTTGTAAGCCAAGCTCTAGCACCTCTGGCAGTTGAGATTGAAACTGCTCAAGCCGATGGGCTGGGTCATCAGGGATTTCAATGGTGATGTGCGCCACGGCAGGTTACAGGTATGAGCACTACAGCACGATGGATAGTGGTATGAGACGAATAGCCATCGTTGGAACTACCGGATCAGGTAAGACAACTCTAGCGCGGCAGGTGGCTCAGCGCTGCCTGCTCCCCCATGTTGAGCTAGATGCCCTACAGTGGGAGCCATACTGGACCCCTGCGGAGCCTCAAGTCTTTCGCGATCGCGTGAGGTTGGCGTTGAGCGGCGATCGCTGGGTCGTAGACGGCAATTACAGCGCCGTGCGCGACATTGTTTGGGGAAGAGCCGATACGGTCGTGTTTTTGGATTATCCGTTCAGGCTGGTGATGGGGCGACTGTTGCAGCGCACGTGGCAGCGATCGCTCCACCAAGAAGAGCTGTGGAACGGCAATCGCGAAACATTCCGCCAATCGTTCTTCAGCCGCAATTCCATTTTGGTCTGGCTGTTGCGCACCTACTATAAAAATCGTAGGCAGTATCCGACCCTGCTTCAGCAACCGGAGTACGCCCATCTGTCTACTGTGCATTTGCGATCGCCCAAAGCAGCCGAAAAATGGCTGCTCTCCTGTAAGCAACATTCGGTGTAAGCCGAGTCAATGTATTATCCCGGCTCACACCGAATCTAGAACCTACTCCCACTCGATGGTGCCAGGCGGTTTCGAGGTGATGTCATAGACCACCCGGTTGACGCCCTCCACCTCGTTGACGATGCGGTTTGAGATCGTCTCTAGCAGGTCGTAGGGCACTCGCGACCAGTCGGCAGTCATGCCGTCTTCACTGCTGACCAGGCGCAGCACAATGGGGTAGGCGTAGGTGCGCTGATCGCCCATGACGCCCACACTGCGGACGGGCAACAACACTGCAAAGGCTTGCCAAAAGTCGTGGTACATACCCTGTTTGGCGATCTCGTCACGCACGACAAAGTCAGCATTGCGCAGAATCTCCAGCCGCTCTTCGGTGATTTCGCCAATGATGCGAATGGCCAAGCCGGGGCCAGGGAAGGGCTGACGGCGGACGATTTCTTCGGGCAGGCCAATGGAGCGGCCCACTTTGCGGACTTCGTCTTTGAACAGCTTGCGCAGCGGCTCGACCAGCTTGAATTGCAGGTCTTTGGGCAGGCCGCCCACATTGTGGTGGCTCTTGATCTTCACCGCCACCCGCTCGCCGGTTTTGGGGTCAACGTTGGTGTCGGCAGATTCGATCACGTCGGGGTAGAGCGTCCCTTGGGCCAAATAGTCGAAGGGGCCGAGCCGCCTAGATTCTTCTTCAAACACGCGAATGAACTCGTGGCCGATGCGCTTGCGTTTGACTTCGGGGTCGGTGACGCCTTCGACTTGGGCCAAAAAGCGATCGCGCGCTTTAACGTGAATCACCGGAATATGGAACTGCTCTTTGAACAACTTCACCAGCCGCTCGGGCTCGTCTTTGCGCATAAAGCCCTGGTCAATGAACATGCAGGTGAGCTGGTCGCCGATCGCCTGGTGCAGCAAAAAGGCCAGGGTAGAGGAATCGACCCCGCCGGAGAGAGCCAACAGCACCCGCTTGTCACCCACCCGCGCCCGCACCTCACGAATCGCCTCTTCCACAAAGGCTTCGGTGGTCCAGGTGGGCTGGCATTCACAGATGTGGTAAACAAAATTGCGAATCAGGGCAATGCCCCCCTTAGAATGCACCACCTCAGGGTGAAACTGCACCCCGTAGAGTTTGCGAGCGTGGTCGGCTACAGCGGCGCAGGGGGTGTTGTCGGTGTGGGCCAACAGGGCAAAGCCCTCGGGCAGATTGCTGACCGAGTCGCCATGGCTCATCCACATGGTGGTGCCATCTTCAACGTTGGTGAGCAGGTCAGTGGGGTCATCGATAAATAGAGCCGCTTTGCCATACTCACCGCGCTCGGCGCGGTCAACCTGGCCACCCAGCTGCTGCACCATCAGCTGCATGCCGTAGCACACCCCTAGCACCGGAATGCCCAGGTCCCAAATGGCTGAGTCGCAGTGGGGCGCACCCTTGTCGTAGACCGAGTTGGGGCCACCAGAGAGAATGATGCCCTTAGGGTTGAGCTGCTTGAGTTGCTCGGCAGTAGTGCGGTAGGAGAGCACCTCCGAATACACTTCGGTTTCGCGAATGCGGCGGGCAATTAGTTCGGAGTATTGAGAGCCAAAGTCGAGGATAACCAGCATCTGGCGATTGACCTCTGACAGGGAGTCTTCCCCAAGGGTAGTAGTCGGTTCGGTTTGAAGGGTCACGGGTTAATCCTGCGGGTGGTGGTGTACTCGGGGGTGGGGAAAATACGGTGAGAGGAGGGAATAAAAATAACACGCTATAGAGCTCGGGCTTTGGCTCTGACTTTCCTCTGGCTCACTTCAAACTTGAAGCAATCTAAGGCTGAAGAGATTTTGCACCAAAATTAGAGTGGTGCATAGAGAGGAAAACCGCTGGCTCTAAAACGCAAGCGGGCCAAAGCTATAGACAGTTGTTATGGAAGTTTTATCAAAAGATATTCCTCCTAGTCTACCAAAAGTTGATTAAACAGACCTTGGGCGAGATGACTGCGGGCGATCACCTGTCGCTGACGATCAAACACCAGGGTGCCGACCGTGAGAGCCGCGCCCGTGTGGGCATGGACGTAGGCGGCGGCCCGTTGGTCGATGCGCTCGACCATTTGCTGGTAGACCCGTTGGGCCATATCACCTCCCTGGGTTTGCAAGAGGCCCAGCCCAGCCTCCACGGTCTCTGCCTGGAGGATAGATTGGATCACGGGCAAGGGCACCGCCACGGCCACACAGCAGGCGGCAAGACTTTCTTGACGACCATCGGCCACATGGTGATGGGTGTGAAAGATGCCGCCGGCCAGTTTGACGAGCTTGCCGTGGTAGCCCAGCAGCAGCACCCCCTCAACCCCCAGCTGACCCGCTTCGACCAGCATTGGCCCGAGCCAGTTGGCGGTCTTTACCCGGCGATCGGGGTTGATGCCCAGTTTCACCGCCAGGTCTAGCCCGTTTTCGCCCAGGCAAAATACCAGGTGGCGGTACTGGGCCGCCTTGGCTTGCAGGGTTGCCCTCGATTGGTCAAGCTGACCGGGGGCGCTGAGGGGGGCTGAAATGCCAGCGGTGCCCAACAGCGATAGGCCTTCGAGCACACCAAAGGCGGCGTTGGAGGTGCGATCGCCCAAAGCCCGCCCCTCAGGCAAAATAATTGTGACCTTTAGGGTTTTGCCCTCGGGCACCAGGGGGGGTAGGTGGTGAACCATTAACTCCCTGGCGTAGCGATAGATTGCCGGGGCATTCCCCTGGTTGACCTGGCGACCAATGCCCTCGCCCCCGTCAATCTGAAGGCGATCGCGCTGATCGCCACTGCCCCAGGCCACTACCGACCAGATCGGGGTGTGGCGGGTGAGGTCGAGATTATCGCCGGGGTCGCTGTGGGTGATAGCTAGCACCGAGCCATCGGGCAGGGGAGCCAGCTGAGCGATCGCAATGTCGGCAGACTCGGCTGGGTTGATCAAATCTAGGGTGACAGTTGGGGCGCGATCGCTAGTATCTAGTAGGTAGCGCAGCGCGGCGATCGCCCCAGCACAGGCAAAGACAGGCAGAGTATAGCCAGAACGCGGTAGAGAATCAGGGACATCGGGCATAGGGTTATAAGGTAAGGCTACAAGTCATCCCAGATTGGCAGCGCTTGAACCCGCTCTAGGGTGAGATCGAGATAGGTTGTAGGCTCACCGTCTTCGCCCTCGACCGGGTCTTGGCCAAAGTAGCCGCGATCGCCGTCGTGCTCGTGGGGGCCGCTAGCGATCGGCAAATACTGCCCCGATCGCCGCGCCCGGTTGAAGGGTGACCCCCAGGTCCATCGCCAGCGCGACGGAAAGATAGCTGAACCAACGTTATCCACCCAGTCGCCATCGCCATGGAGGTGGTAGACCTGCTCGGCGGCCTCAAAGCCCTCCTGTCCATCAAATACTCCCCCTATGGAGATCACCGTAATCTCTACCGGTAGCCACTGTCTGAGGTAGGGGGCGGCCCCCAACGCCACCTGGGCACCCCCACTGGTACCGGCCATTAATAGCTGAACCGGCGGATCGGCGTCTAGATTGATGGCTGCTGCTGCCGCCATGCGCTCTGCGATCGTGGCCGCTACGCCCCGGTTGTAGGCCTGGCCGTAGCGGTTGTCGGCTGACAGCGCTATACGCCAGAGGTTTCTTGCCTGCAAGACCATGCGGGCGGGGTTGTCGCTGGTGCCAACCTCTTCACTGATCTCCCACAGCCAGCGAAAGAAGGGTTGCCCGCCGACATCATCGCTGGCAGCAGAGTAGGGAAACACATCTGCCACCACCACACAGTTAGGAATAGCAGCCTCCATGGCCTCTAAAAAGGCCGCTTCACCATCGGCCAGCGCCTCGTCGGAAACATCGCCGACGCCGGTTAAAAACACTAGGTAGCAGGGTGGGCCACCCTCGGTGGCGATGGCATCGTCTGGTAAATCGGGGCGCTGATCAGCCAAGCCGTTGCCATCCTGCCACCACCAAGACAGGGTGCTAATCGGGGCGATCGTACCCCAGGCCAGAAAAAATAGCCCCAGGGCGGTGAGCAGCTTGCTGGTATCGCCTACCGCTCGCCCCGCCAGGTTTGACAATAGCGATTTCATGGTTGACCGCCTCAGGAGTAGACTGAGCTTGGTAATTAAGACGACATTACATGGGTAAGCGGCATTTTATCAGGTGGCTAAGGCAAGTTTTATTAGATGCTCTCACCCTCAACCGAGACTTCTACGAGCATAGCCACCACTATCCAGCCGCCAAGCGTCTTGCCCAAGGCATTGTGGCCGTAGCGGCCATCTCCCACGGGCTGGGTAGCGGGCTGATTTTGCTCCTCTACCAGCCCTCGCTCTTTCAATTGGGTTTGGGGGTTTTAATCAATAGCTTGAGCGTCATCGGCGGCTACTACCTGTGGACCTACGCTATCTGGAAGGTCGATACCTACATCAACCCGCCAGTGCCACCCTACCGAGAATTACTGATTCCCGTTGGCTTTGCCTATACTCCCCAAATTCTCAACCTGCTGACGGTGATCCCGCTGTTTGGTCGGCCCATTACCCTGGCCCTGGCCGGGTGGACGCTCTTGGGGGCGATCGCCGCCGTCCGCGCCGGGCTCAATATTGACCTGGCTAAGGCTACGCTCCTCGCTGGGGTTGGCTTTACGTTGGTTCAAGTTGCGATCGGCCTGGTTCAATCGGGGGTGCAAAGCTGGGTGTCACCTTAGGCGATCGTAGTTTTGCCCGCAAAAACCCGGCAGCCCAAAAAAGACAGCTAAAACCAGGTTTTTGCCTGCGATCGCCCATGGATTTCTGCCTAAAAACCGCTGCGACAGAAACCCACTAGCTCCTTCGTTTAGCCTTCGCCCGTAATCGACAGGGCATCGACCCACACGCGGGGGCAGATACCGCCGGGGGTAATTTCGGCCTGGGGTTCTACATGGATGATCGCCTTGAGCAGATCGCAGAAATCGCCAGCGACCGTAGCCGACTCAATGCTGGTGCGATGTCCCCCATTCACCAGCCAGCCGTCGAAGGGCAGAGAGAAAGAGCCCTGGAGCGCGTTCACCCCGGCGTGGAGTGCCTGGACGTCATCGATCAAAATCACGTTCTCGGCCTGGTCGAGGGTAAACTCGCGGCTGGCCTCGTCTCCCGGCAGCACGTGGTAGTAGCTGGGGCCGACCGACACCTTGGCCCCAATGCTGGCGTGACCCGTGGGAGAGGCCCCCATGCGCTTCGCTGTTCCGGCACTGTGCAGAAACTGGGTAAGCACCCCTTTTTCAATAATCGGCACGCGGCGGGTGGGGGTGCCTTCGCCGTCAAAGGTTTCGGCGCTGACGTTTTCGGGGTGCAGGGCATCGTCGTACACCGACAGAAGGGGTGAGGCCACCACGGTGCCCAGCGAATCAACCGTCGAAAGACTGCGGTTGTCGAGCACGCTCTGGGCGTTGTACATGTTAGAGAATGCCCCCAGCAGGCTCAAAAAGGCCTCGCCAGAAAACACCACCCGGTACTTGCCCGAAGCCACTTTGTCGTAGTCGAGGTGGCTGATGGTTTTTTCGGTAGCTTCTTTCAGACAGCCCTCAATATCGAGCAGCGGCAGACCCCGGTTCACCCGCATCGCTCCAGCCGAGCGAGGCTTGCGGCCCTCTTGCTCGGTCTTGCTGTAGAGATAAACCGAGGCGTAGGAGCGCGCCTCCTGGCGTAGGGCACCGGCGCTATTGAGGTAAAAGCGATCGATCGCCCGCTGGGCCAGCCCGTTGTAGGGCACACTGGCGATCGCCGGATGGGCCTCCAGCAGCTGTTTCTCGACACCCACCAGGGTGGCGATCAGATCGCCCACGGGCGCAGGCGGCACCGTCTCCACCTGCACATCGGCGGTGGGGGCCACCGACTCAGGGCTAAAGTCGGGAATGTTGTCGCTCACCCCAAATTCACTGGCCTCCTGGGCAGTTTGCAGTGCCAAATCCATCCCCAGCGGATCGACATCACTGGTGGAGGTCACCCCTACCTTACCGTCGGCGTTCCACACCCGCACGATCACACTGGAGCGGTTTGAGGCCTTGACCTGCTTGGGGTCGCCCTTATCGACTTGCACGCTGGTTTCGTCAACCGAAGACCCGTAGACGTCGTATTTAGAAATGCCGAGTTTCTTGGCGCTAGATTCCGCGTAGGCGGCGATGTCTTGAATGGAAGGCATAGGGGAAAAGGGTGAAGGGGTGGATGGGTAGGGGGTGGATGGGTATGGGTAGGGGTGGATGGGTGAAGAGGTAGATGGAGTGAAGGGTGAATGAGTGAAAGCGGCAACTGTTTAATTAGGAGTGGTAGTAGCTTTGGCGGCTTGCCCAACCCATCTACCCATCCACTCCCTCACTCATCCCCTCCTCTACCTGCCGCCGACGGTAATCGAGTCGACCTTGAGGTGCGGCTGTCCGACGGTGACGTAGATGCTGCCGCTGATCGAGCCGCAAAAGCCTGCCGCCAGATCGAGGTCATTGGAGCACATGGAAATTTTGTCCATGATTTCGGTGGCTTCGCCGATCAGGGTGGCCCCCTTGAGGGGCTTAGTGATCTGGCCGTTCTCAATTAAGTAGGCTTCAGAAACCGAGAAGTTGAACTGGCCCGTGGGGCCAACGCTGCCGCCGCCCATCTGCTTGCAGTAGATGCCTTTTTCGACCGAAGCAAACAGCTCTTCAACCGAGTAGTCGCCAGGGGCGATGTAGGTGTTGCGCATGCGCGAAGCGGCGGCGTAGGTAAAGCCCTGGCGACGGCCACTGCCGGTGCGAGGATGACCGGTACGCATGGAGCC is a genomic window of Nodosilinea sp. E11 containing:
- the guaA gene encoding glutamine-hydrolyzing GMP synthase — protein: MTLQTEPTTTLGEDSLSEVNRQMLVILDFGSQYSELIARRIRETEVYSEVLSYRTTAEQLKQLNPKGIILSGGPNSVYDKGAPHCDSAIWDLGIPVLGVCYGMQLMVQQLGGQVDRAERGEYGKAALFIDDPTDLLTNVEDGTTMWMSHGDSVSNLPEGFALLAHTDNTPCAAVADHARKLYGVQFHPEVVHSKGGIALIRNFVYHICECQPTWTTEAFVEEAIREVRARVGDKRVLLALSGGVDSSTLAFLLHQAIGDQLTCMFIDQGFMRKDEPERLVKLFKEQFHIPVIHVKARDRFLAQVEGVTDPEVKRKRIGHEFIRVFEEESRRLGPFDYLAQGTLYPDVIESADTNVDPKTGERVAVKIKSHHNVGGLPKDLQFKLVEPLRKLFKDEVRKVGRSIGLPEEIVRRQPFPGPGLAIRIIGEITEERLEILRNADFVVRDEIAKQGMYHDFWQAFAVLLPVRSVGVMGDQRTYAYPIVLRLVSSEDGMTADWSRVPYDLLETISNRIVNEVEGVNRVVYDITSKPPGTIEWE
- the cbiD gene encoding cobalt-precorrin-5B (C(1))-methyltransferase CbiD, which produces MPDVPDSLPRSGYTLPVFACAGAIAALRYLLDTSDRAPTVTLDLINPAESADIAIAQLAPLPDGSVLAITHSDPGDNLDLTRHTPIWSVVAWGSGDQRDRLQIDGGEGIGRQVNQGNAPAIYRYARELMVHHLPPLVPEGKTLKVTIILPEGRALGDRTSNAAFGVLEGLSLLGTAGISAPLSAPGQLDQSRATLQAKAAQYRHLVFCLGENGLDLAVKLGINPDRRVKTANWLGPMLVEAGQLGVEGVLLLGYHGKLVKLAGGIFHTHHHVADGRQESLAACCVAVAVPLPVIQSILQAETVEAGLGLLQTQGGDMAQRVYQQMVERIDQRAAAYVHAHTGAALTVGTLVFDRQRQVIARSHLAQGLFNQLLVD
- a CDS encoding TldD/PmbA family protein, whose translation is MPSIQDIAAYAESSAKKLGISKYDVYGSSVDETSVQVDKGDPKQVKASNRSSVIVRVWNADGKVGVTSTSDVDPLGMDLALQTAQEASEFGVSDNIPDFSPESVAPTADVQVETVPPAPVGDLIATLVGVEKQLLEAHPAIASVPYNGLAQRAIDRFYLNSAGALRQEARSYASVYLYSKTEQEGRKPRSAGAMRVNRGLPLLDIEGCLKEATEKTISHLDYDKVASGKYRVVFSGEAFLSLLGAFSNMYNAQSVLDNRSLSTVDSLGTVVASPLLSVYDDALHPENVSAETFDGEGTPTRRVPIIEKGVLTQFLHSAGTAKRMGASPTGHASIGAKVSVGPSYYHVLPGDEASREFTLDQAENVILIDDVQALHAGVNALQGSFSLPFDGWLVNGGHRTSIESATVAGDFCDLLKAIIHVEPQAEITPGGICPRVWVDALSITGEG